The proteins below are encoded in one region of bacterium:
- a CDS encoding NUDIX domain-containing protein, whose amino-acid sequence MAEFRHPCLTVDLIIEMEGGGVVLIERKNPPPGWALPGGFVDYGERLE is encoded by the coding sequence ATGGCCGAATTCCGGCATCCCTGCCTGACCGTTGACCTCATCATCGAGATGGAGGGGGGCGGGGTCGTCCTGATTGAGCGGAAAAACCCCCCGCCGGGGTGGGCGCTTCCGGGCGGATTCGTGGACTACGGCGAGCGCCTCGAG